The following coding sequences are from one Planctomycetota bacterium window:
- a CDS encoding VIT domain-containing protein produces the protein MNRARALGWAASLLLVLVAAVEMRGAGLLVPEDKSLPPLAVKYLRVDVRVENQAAVTHVVQEFQNSTDSNLECTYIFPLPKGAAVSDFAMYVGGKRTKGELVEKEKARQIYEEIVRRTRDPGLLEYMDGSLLRMRIFPVPAKGTQKVEVEYAEIVPMDGGLAEYVFPLRTGDKASATLEDFTVAVRVKSETPLKNVYSPTHEVGVSRPSDFEAVAGVETKAAVLDRDFQLFWTVDKKDFGLSLITYRPDPKQAGLFLILVSPKSEVNAEERVPRDVAFVLDTSGSMKGEKIEQAKKALKFCIGELGKDDRFAIVQFSTTAQTFEPGWTRADEAAKKKACAWIDGFEAAGGTNAGESLERVFALPIEKNRPATILFVTDGRPTVNVTDPEALSKLVKENNKGNLRIFTFGVGDDVNTHLLDRMSDETGGLPEYVRGGEAIDGKVTRLFTKMSHPVLTDLAIEIPGVKVTEMYPKQLPDLFRGSQAVLVGSYEGAGDSVIRLRGRVGEKKEEFVYEGTFPEKCTDRSFIGPIWAHRKIGYLLDQIRLHGENKELKDEVIRLSLAYGIETPYTSYLVLENAQQYKQYGLAVGGAPPVAGVPTTSPRPALAPAADSARLEKATNRVEREFSSVGRSSSGGAATPGAGAPAAAGVGGGGPPYSSGGSVAGFRAGEEDLRKADTGAKAVDIAQNIQRLRQAENYGRDMRGVQNVQQRGNRQVANYRGVWVDDQFQGTEKVTKVRWGSNAYFRLARERTDL, from the coding sequence ATGAATCGTGCAAGAGCGCTTGGATGGGCCGCTTCGCTTCTGCTTGTCCTCGTGGCCGCTGTTGAAATGCGCGGGGCGGGGCTGCTCGTGCCGGAGGACAAGAGCCTGCCGCCGCTCGCCGTCAAGTACCTGCGCGTGGACGTGCGGGTCGAGAACCAGGCGGCCGTGACGCACGTCGTCCAGGAGTTTCAGAACTCGACGGACTCGAACCTGGAGTGCACGTACATTTTTCCGCTGCCGAAGGGCGCGGCCGTCAGCGACTTCGCGATGTACGTGGGCGGCAAGCGGACGAAGGGGGAACTGGTGGAGAAAGAAAAGGCCCGCCAGATCTATGAGGAGATCGTCCGGCGGACGCGGGACCCCGGCCTGCTGGAGTACATGGACGGGAGCCTGCTGCGAATGCGGATCTTCCCGGTGCCGGCCAAGGGGACGCAGAAGGTCGAAGTCGAGTACGCGGAAATCGTGCCGATGGACGGCGGGCTGGCGGAATATGTCTTCCCGCTGCGGACGGGGGACAAGGCGTCGGCGACGCTGGAGGACTTCACGGTGGCGGTGCGCGTGAAGAGCGAAACGCCGCTGAAGAACGTCTATAGCCCGACGCACGAGGTGGGCGTCTCGAGGCCGAGCGACTTCGAGGCCGTCGCCGGCGTCGAGACGAAGGCCGCCGTCCTGGACCGCGATTTCCAACTCTTCTGGACCGTGGACAAGAAGGACTTCGGCCTCAGCCTGATAACGTACCGTCCGGACCCGAAACAGGCGGGCCTCTTCCTGATCCTGGTGAGCCCGAAGAGCGAGGTGAATGCGGAGGAGCGCGTGCCGCGCGACGTCGCCTTCGTCCTCGACACGTCCGGCTCCATGAAGGGCGAGAAGATCGAACAGGCGAAGAAGGCCCTCAAGTTCTGCATCGGGGAACTCGGGAAGGACGACCGCTTCGCCATCGTCCAGTTCTCGACGACCGCCCAGACGTTCGAGCCAGGCTGGACGCGCGCCGACGAGGCCGCGAAAAAGAAAGCCTGCGCGTGGATTGACGGGTTCGAGGCCGCTGGCGGCACGAACGCCGGCGAATCGCTCGAACGCGTCTTCGCCCTCCCGATTGAAAAGAACCGCCCGGCGACGATCCTCTTCGTGACGGACGGCCGACCGACCGTCAACGTCACCGACCCGGAAGCCCTCTCGAAACTCGTCAAGGAAAACAACAAGGGGAACCTGCGGATCTTCACGTTCGGCGTGGGCGACGATGTGAACACGCACCTGCTGGACCGCATGAGCGACGAGACGGGCGGCCTGCCGGAGTACGTCCGCGGCGGCGAGGCGATCGACGGCAAAGTGACGCGTCTGTTCACGAAGATGAGCCACCCGGTCCTCACGGACCTGGCGATTGAGATCCCCGGCGTGAAGGTCACGGAGATGTATCCGAAGCAGTTGCCGGACCTCTTCCGCGGGTCGCAGGCGGTGCTGGTCGGCTCGTACGAGGGCGCGGGCGACTCGGTCATCCGCCTACGCGGCCGCGTCGGCGAGAAGAAGGAAGAGTTCGTTTACGAGGGGACGTTCCCCGAGAAGTGCACCGACCGGTCGTTCATCGGCCCCATCTGGGCACACCGCAAGATCGGGTATCTGCTGGACCAGATCCGGCTGCACGGCGAGAACAAGGAACTCAAGGACGAAGTCATCCGGCTGAGCCTGGCCTACGGCATCGAGACGCCGTACACGAGTTACCTCGTGTTGGAGAACGCGCAGCAATACAAGCAATACGGGTTGGCGGTCGGTGGCGCGCCACCGGTCGCCGGGGTGCCGACCACTTCGCCGCGGCCTGCGTTGGCGCCGGCGGCGGACTCGGCCCGGCTCGAGAAGGCGACCAACCGGGTCGAGCGGGAGTTCAGCAGCGTGGGGCGTTCCTCGAGCGGCGGAGCGGCCACGCCCGGGGCCGGGGCCCCCGCGGCCGCGGGCGTCGGCGGCGGCGGCCCGCCGTACTCATCCGGCGGTTCTGTCGCCGGGTTCCGCGCCGGCGAGGAAGACCTCAGGAAGGCCGACACGGGCGCCAAGGCGGTGGACATCGCCCAGAACATTCAGCGTCTGCGTCAGGCGGAGAACTACGGGCGCGACATGCGCGGCGTGCAGAACGTGCAGCAGCGCGGGAACCGGCAGGTGGCGAACTATCGCGGCGTCTGGGTGGACGACCAGTTCCAGGGGACCGAGAAGGTGACGAAGGTCCGCTGGGGCTCCAACGCCTACTTCCGCCTCGCGCGGGAGCGGACGGACCTC